In a single window of the Terrirubrum flagellatum genome:
- a CDS encoding thiamine pyrophosphate-binding protein, with translation MKGAEYIAEFLARVGSNQVFVLTGGAAAFMIDAVARHPELDYACFQSEQSAAMAADAVWRVDRKVGVTIATSGPGATNLITGIASSFFDSIPSLHITGQVNQQENTAFAGAMLRQNGFQETKIVDIVRPVTKYATMVTSPTQLREELVRAYEIAVSGRMGPVLIDVPMDIQQMEVEGDLLLPAERSLEGETPGKAVAALNATLASARRPVLLFGAGVGLSAAEDDLTDWLERVRLPFVASWGGLAYFDHDHPGYCGQIGVYGNRGANFIVQNADVVIVLGSRLDNRQRSNRPENFATAATVHVVDVDVEELKKYASLGYRTTHADLAQLPEILKSLEPPQLESKWLDYVAEMKRAYLGREQSASAERLSSLSPYDVIRKMNGLLDSNAIVTADTGAAVCWLHQAFKVKRHRFFTAGGNSPMGYALPASIGAKLTHKRRQVLCYNGDGGFQLNIQELQTIAHYDLEIVVVVMNNNGYGIIKQFQDSYLQGRYVGSEEGYSNPDFGKIAQAYGLRYARIERLDDITQDLFHGGAIVIEVMLHPQTLIEPKMEMGRPINDQFPYLDDEEYEAGNRFVSYPRRKSAGA, from the coding sequence ATGAAGGGTGCAGAATATATAGCAGAGTTCCTCGCGCGGGTCGGCAGCAACCAAGTGTTCGTGCTGACCGGAGGGGCCGCCGCCTTCATGATCGACGCTGTCGCAAGGCACCCTGAACTCGATTACGCCTGCTTTCAGAGTGAACAGTCCGCCGCGATGGCCGCAGACGCGGTGTGGCGCGTGGACCGCAAGGTAGGCGTCACGATCGCCACTTCGGGTCCCGGGGCAACGAACCTGATCACCGGCATCGCCAGCTCATTCTTCGATTCTATTCCCAGCCTGCATATCACGGGGCAGGTGAATCAGCAGGAGAACACGGCCTTCGCCGGCGCGATGTTACGACAAAACGGGTTCCAGGAAACCAAGATCGTCGACATCGTTCGGCCGGTCACGAAATACGCGACGATGGTCACAAGCCCGACGCAACTCCGCGAAGAATTGGTCCGCGCCTATGAAATCGCCGTCAGCGGGCGCATGGGGCCGGTGCTGATCGACGTTCCGATGGATATTCAGCAGATGGAGGTCGAGGGCGATTTGCTGCTGCCGGCTGAGCGATCGCTGGAAGGCGAGACGCCAGGCAAGGCCGTTGCGGCGCTCAATGCGACCCTCGCCAGCGCGCGCCGCCCGGTTCTGCTTTTCGGCGCTGGCGTCGGCCTCTCGGCCGCTGAGGACGATCTCACGGACTGGCTCGAGCGTGTGCGCTTGCCGTTTGTCGCGAGCTGGGGTGGGCTCGCGTATTTTGATCATGATCATCCCGGTTATTGCGGTCAGATAGGCGTTTATGGCAATCGCGGCGCAAATTTCATTGTCCAGAATGCTGATGTCGTGATCGTTCTGGGCAGTCGCCTCGATAATCGTCAACGATCGAACCGGCCGGAAAATTTCGCTACCGCCGCAACGGTTCATGTTGTTGACGTTGATGTGGAAGAATTGAAGAAATATGCGAGTCTCGGTTATCGTACGACCCATGCTGATCTTGCGCAGCTTCCTGAAATCCTGAAATCGCTGGAGCCGCCGCAGCTCGAATCAAAATGGCTCGACTATGTGGCAGAGATGAAACGAGCTTATCTCGGCCGCGAGCAGAGCGCGTCAGCGGAGCGTTTAAGTTCACTTTCGCCTTATGACGTTATCCGGAAGATGAACGGACTGCTCGACTCAAACGCCATTGTCACTGCGGATACAGGCGCGGCCGTGTGCTGGCTTCATCAGGCATTCAAGGTGAAGCGCCATAGATTTTTCACGGCGGGCGGAAATTCGCCAATGGGTTACGCGCTTCCCGCGTCCATCGGCGCGAAGCTTACGCATAAGCGCCGCCAGGTGCTGTGCTATAACGGCGATGGCGGCTTTCAGCTTAACATCCAGGAATTGCAAACGATCGCCCACTACGATCTGGAAATTGTCGTCGTCGTCATGAACAACAACGGTTACGGGATTATCAAACAGTTCCAGGACTCTTACCTGCAAGGGCGTTATGTCGGCTCGGAAGAAGGCTACAGCAATCCTGATTTTGGCAAGATCGCGCAAGCCTATGGCCTTCGTTATGCTCGGATCGAGCGACTCGATGATATTACGCAGGACCTGTTCCACGGCGGCGCGATCGTCATCGAGGTGATGCTCCACCCTCAGACTCTGATCGAGCCAAAAATGGAAATGGGCCGCCCCATCAACGATCAGTTTCCCTATCTCGATGATGAGGAGTACGAGGCGGGGAACAGGTTCGTATCTTATCCGCGGCGAAAATCCGCTGGGGCCTAG